In Bremerella cremea, one DNA window encodes the following:
- a CDS encoding beta-ketoacyl-ACP synthase III, giving the protein MATAHPNSSPRSESSSTRPVPSGRSHLRSLLGFQILGTGSYVPDNVVPNEALSSLGCDPEWIIQRTGIRERRHAPENIATSDMAYQAAIAALESAGVDASEIDLIVVGTFTPDSLTPSTACRLQQRLGIRAAAMDVSAACAGFLYAMITAAQFVKTGTSRRALVVGADLLSRIANPHDKKTYPLFGDGAGAVVLGPGNAEQGMVSYTLGSEGEGADMLCVPGGGSKEPLTPENLAEGKQYLQMDGRGVFKWAVRVIEDSIRDVLDDADLQPEDISLVLLHQANVRIIDAACENLGFPREKMIVNLDQYGNTSAGSVPIVLDEAARKGLIHSGDRILMCGFGAGLSWGTTVFQW; this is encoded by the coding sequence ATGGCGACGGCGCATCCTAATTCCTCTCCCCGCAGCGAAAGTTCTTCTACGCGTCCAGTTCCATCTGGTCGCAGTCACCTTCGTTCGCTGCTTGGATTTCAGATCTTGGGTACCGGCAGCTACGTGCCGGACAACGTGGTTCCTAACGAGGCCCTTTCCTCGCTAGGGTGCGATCCAGAATGGATCATTCAGCGAACCGGCATTCGCGAGCGCCGCCATGCGCCAGAGAATATCGCCACCAGTGACATGGCTTACCAAGCCGCCATCGCGGCCCTCGAGTCGGCTGGCGTCGATGCCAGCGAGATCGATTTAATTGTGGTCGGTACGTTCACGCCTGATTCGCTGACTCCTTCCACCGCTTGCCGTCTGCAGCAGCGGCTCGGCATTCGGGCTGCCGCGATGGACGTGAGCGCGGCCTGTGCTGGCTTTTTGTATGCGATGATCACGGCAGCGCAATTCGTTAAAACCGGTACCAGCCGACGTGCTTTGGTGGTCGGTGCGGACTTGCTTTCTCGCATCGCCAACCCCCACGACAAAAAGACTTATCCCCTGTTTGGCGATGGAGCCGGGGCCGTGGTGCTGGGGCCTGGCAATGCCGAACAAGGAATGGTCTCGTACACGTTGGGAAGCGAAGGGGAAGGCGCCGACATGCTGTGCGTCCCCGGCGGTGGATCCAAAGAGCCCCTTACGCCCGAGAACTTGGCCGAGGGGAAGCAGTATCTGCAAATGGATGGCCGCGGCGTGTTCAAATGGGCGGTGCGGGTAATTGAAGATTCAATCCGCGACGTTCTGGACGACGCTGACCTGCAACCGGAAGACATCTCGCTGGTGCTGCTCCACCAAGCCAACGTCCGTATCATTGACGCGGCCTGCGAAAACCTCGGCTTTCCCCGCGAGAAAATGATCGTCAACCTCGACCAATACGGCAACACCTCGGCTGGCAGCGTACCGATTGTGCTGGACGAGGCCGCTCGCAAGGGGCTAATCCACTCCGGCGACCGCATCCTGATGTGCGGCTTCGGGGCTGGCTTGTCCTGGGGCACAACTGTTTTTCAGTGGTAA
- a CDS encoding NRDE family protein codes for MCLLAIQYRSVPEAPILVAANREEFYDRPTSAPSIQSGKPRALCGIDQQAGGTWLGVNQHGLVVGCCNRRKMKRPPVPRSRGMLCRELLRASSAQAAVEVAMEGLMSEQYDGVNFIMADADSGWVVHGGDDVNAQRLEDGLNLIGGMDLNDQRDERVQLAHRLMTLQTLDSAVKFLAVSSKVFARPPAAQGRPGMVIEGKEWGTVSSTLISLGKKPRDAIFQYADGAPTKVGYEDYSPLLRDILSRGLREARATRAEA; via the coding sequence ATGTGCCTATTGGCAATTCAATACCGAAGCGTTCCGGAGGCCCCAATTCTTGTGGCGGCCAACCGGGAAGAATTTTACGATCGCCCAACCTCGGCACCCTCGATTCAATCGGGGAAACCGCGAGCATTGTGTGGCATTGATCAGCAAGCCGGGGGAACCTGGCTGGGCGTCAATCAGCACGGTCTTGTTGTCGGGTGTTGCAATCGTCGCAAAATGAAGCGACCGCCTGTTCCTCGCTCGCGAGGCATGCTGTGTCGCGAACTGCTCCGAGCCAGCTCGGCCCAGGCCGCCGTCGAAGTGGCCATGGAAGGGCTGATGTCCGAGCAGTATGACGGGGTCAATTTCATCATGGCCGATGCCGACAGCGGTTGGGTTGTGCATGGTGGGGATGACGTCAACGCTCAGCGTTTGGAAGATGGTTTGAACCTGATCGGTGGTATGGATCTGAACGACCAGCGTGATGAACGCGTTCAGTTGGCGCATCGGTTGATGACGCTGCAAACGCTCGATTCGGCCGTCAAGTTCCTGGCCGTTTCCAGCAAGGTGTTCGCTCGTCCGCCAGCTGCTCAGGGCCGCCCTGGCATGGTGATTGAAGGCAAGGAATGGGGCACGGTCAGCTCGACGCTGATCTCGCTGGGCAAAAAGCCACGCGACGCTATCTTCCAATACGCCGACGGCGCCCCGACCAAGGTTGGCTACGAAGATTACTCGCCGCTGTTGCGAGATATCCTTAGCCGTGGTCTTCGCGAAGCCCGCGCCACGCGAGCCGAAGCCTAG
- a CDS encoding FG-GAP repeat domain-containing protein, which produces MRYALLLLVSLFTSQLFADELKFEGEQLETNLGVGYAVRLLDMNGDDKLDICIVDQKRVLWLENPTWTEHEIVGEGQTSADNVAFAPHDINGDGQIDFALAAGWGGGQTPRGTIQWITSAGGQNDRWAVYPIRIEPTTHRIRFANILGDDKPELIVAPLFGQPDREAGVRLIALEIPEKPETEAWPVHLIDNSLPVMHNFLPLDFTGNGQTDILSASYEGVHLHERQPDGTWQKTQLGTGDQKSQPSRGASEIKVGKLASGEKYIATIEPWHGNKVVVYTKDKDQPLRSLWQRHVLDDQLRWGHAVWCANLDDDADEELVIGVRDDESESTRRGLRIFDPIAADGSKFTRTIVDPGAVAIEDLAVGDLNNDGQADIVAVGRQTHNVKIYWNKTQ; this is translated from the coding sequence ATGCGCTATGCCCTCCTGCTATTGGTTTCCCTCTTCACTTCCCAGCTTTTCGCCGACGAGTTGAAGTTTGAAGGGGAACAACTCGAAACGAACCTAGGGGTCGGCTATGCCGTTCGCTTGCTCGATATGAACGGCGACGACAAGCTCGACATCTGTATTGTCGACCAAAAGCGTGTCTTGTGGCTGGAAAACCCAACCTGGACCGAGCATGAGATCGTGGGAGAGGGACAAACCAGTGCCGACAACGTCGCCTTCGCCCCGCACGACATCAACGGCGATGGCCAGATCGACTTTGCCTTGGCCGCTGGTTGGGGTGGCGGCCAGACACCACGGGGCACGATCCAGTGGATCACTTCCGCTGGTGGCCAAAACGACCGCTGGGCCGTCTACCCCATTCGTATCGAACCAACCACGCATCGCATCCGTTTTGCCAACATCTTAGGGGATGATAAGCCGGAGCTAATCGTCGCACCACTTTTCGGCCAACCTGATCGTGAAGCGGGCGTTCGCCTGATTGCCTTGGAAATCCCCGAGAAACCAGAAACAGAAGCGTGGCCGGTTCACCTGATCGATAACAGCTTACCGGTTATGCACAACTTCCTGCCGCTCGATTTCACCGGCAACGGCCAAACCGATATCCTTTCGGCCAGCTATGAAGGCGTTCACCTACACGAGCGTCAGCCAGACGGGACTTGGCAAAAAACGCAACTGGGAACCGGCGACCAGAAGTCGCAACCCAGCCGTGGGGCCAGCGAGATCAAGGTCGGCAAACTCGCCAGCGGAGAGAAATATATTGCCACGATCGAACCCTGGCATGGCAATAAAGTGGTTGTCTACACGAAAGACAAAGACCAGCCGTTACGTAGCCTATGGCAACGGCACGTCCTCGACGATCAGTTGCGGTGGGGCCATGCCGTTTGGTGTGCCAATCTCGACGACGACGCGGACGAAGAGTTGGTAATCGGCGTACGTGACGACGAAAGCGAGAGCACCCGTCGCGGCTTGCGGATTTTTGACCCGATCGCCGCCGATGGCTCGAAGTTCACTCGAACGATCGTCGATCCCGGGGCAGTCGCCATCGAAGACCTGGCCGTGGGCGACTTAAACAACGATGGCCAGGCCGATATCGTGGCAGTCGGACGACAAACCCACAATGTAAAAATCTATTGGAACAAAACTCAATAA
- the epmA gene encoding EF-P lysine aminoacylase EpmA: MNSNHWQPTASLEQLKHRSQITHVIRQFFLVRDFWEVETPLLSRDTVVDTHLDPVPVTLAWDPAKPCSGETYYLQTSPEFAMKRLVAAGAEAIFQVAKAFRLAEEGVQHNVEFTLVEWYRIGDDLEAGMQLLSDLAEAVLNRGPAERCTYQGLFQQHLGIDPLAATLADLQLVAQQRQIDVPASFGEEDRDGLLEILLSEAIQPQLGKERPLILYHYPASQAALARLDAEDPRVACRFELFVDGMELANGYDELQDAAVLAARNEANNQARARLGKPTLPSDSQLLQAMQSGLPACSGCALGLDRLVMVALRARSIREVIPFPIRQA; the protein is encoded by the coding sequence ATGAACTCGAATCACTGGCAGCCGACCGCTTCGCTCGAACAACTCAAACACCGTAGTCAAATCACCCATGTGATTCGCCAGTTTTTCCTTGTCCGTGATTTCTGGGAGGTCGAAACGCCGCTACTCTCCCGAGATACGGTTGTCGATACACATCTCGATCCGGTGCCGGTTACGCTGGCCTGGGATCCGGCTAAGCCATGCTCGGGGGAGACGTATTATCTGCAAACGTCCCCGGAGTTCGCCATGAAGCGGCTCGTTGCCGCCGGAGCGGAAGCGATCTTTCAGGTTGCCAAGGCATTTCGTTTGGCTGAGGAGGGAGTCCAGCATAACGTAGAGTTTACGCTGGTCGAGTGGTACCGAATTGGCGACGATTTAGAGGCCGGTATGCAGCTTCTTTCCGACCTGGCGGAAGCGGTCTTAAATCGTGGACCTGCCGAACGTTGCACTTATCAGGGCTTGTTTCAGCAGCATTTAGGAATCGATCCTTTAGCGGCAACGCTGGCCGATTTGCAACTGGTGGCCCAGCAGCGGCAGATCGATGTGCCAGCTTCGTTTGGCGAAGAGGATCGCGACGGGCTACTCGAGATCTTGCTTTCTGAAGCGATCCAGCCGCAGCTAGGGAAAGAGCGGCCTCTGATTCTTTATCATTACCCTGCATCCCAGGCCGCATTGGCTCGGCTCGATGCAGAAGATCCCCGGGTGGCGTGCCGATTTGAGCTGTTTGTGGACGGAATGGAACTGGCCAACGGCTACGACGAGTTGCAAGACGCCGCCGTACTGGCCGCCAGGAACGAGGCCAACAATCAGGCCCGCGCCCGACTGGGCAAGCCGACCCTGCCCAGTGATAGCCAACTATTGCAGGCCATGCAAAGCGGGCTGCCAGCTTGCAGTGGCTGTGCGTTGGGATTAGATCGGCTCGTGATGGTCGCTTTGCGTGCCCGTTCGATTAGAGAAGTGATTCCGTTTCCCATTCGGCAGGCTTGA
- a CDS encoding Gfo/Idh/MocA family protein, which translates to MATNGDLNRKLRMALVGGGSGAFIGRVHATAAVLDNRAELVAGALSSNPERAKASAPDYDIPEDRAYTSYQELIEKELALPEDKRIDFVSVATPNHMHFPVAKAALEAGFNVICDKPMTLTLAEAEELYEVVQKSGAVFAVSHNYTGYPLIRMAREMILRGELGEINAIRVQYIQGWLRTKLEDTDQKQAAWRSDPAKSGAAGAYGDIGTHAYNLGRYMTGLLPDKVSAHLTTFVEGRKLDDYGTTVIRYENGALCTLTASQISHGRENDLAIEIDGTKAALTWRQENPNEMIIRQNGEPHKIYTRDPNAPFMNASGAAACRIPSGHPEGFFEAFANVYRAAFDAMALRATGKDFEKKDTIYPNIHDGVEGMYFIQQCVASSSQDGAWLPLKHEVARR; encoded by the coding sequence ATGGCTACCAACGGTGACTTGAATCGTAAACTACGAATGGCTTTGGTTGGCGGCGGTTCCGGCGCGTTTATCGGTCGCGTCCATGCCACCGCTGCTGTGCTCGACAACCGAGCAGAATTGGTCGCCGGTGCTCTCAGCTCGAACCCAGAGCGGGCCAAGGCTTCCGCCCCCGATTACGACATCCCCGAAGATCGTGCCTACACCAGTTATCAAGAGCTGATCGAGAAAGAGCTGGCCCTGCCGGAAGACAAGCGTATCGACTTCGTTTCGGTAGCGACTCCTAATCACATGCACTTCCCCGTGGCCAAAGCGGCCCTGGAAGCTGGCTTCAACGTGATTTGCGACAAGCCAATGACGCTGACCCTGGCCGAAGCGGAAGAGCTGTACGAAGTGGTGCAGAAGTCGGGCGCCGTGTTCGCCGTTTCGCACAATTACACCGGCTACCCGCTGATTCGCATGGCTCGCGAAATGATCCTTAGGGGAGAGTTGGGCGAAATCAACGCAATCCGCGTGCAATACATCCAAGGTTGGCTGCGAACCAAACTGGAAGACACCGACCAGAAGCAAGCCGCCTGGCGCAGCGACCCAGCCAAGAGCGGCGCCGCTGGGGCCTACGGCGACATCGGCACGCACGCCTACAACTTAGGCCGCTACATGACCGGCTTGCTCCCAGACAAAGTGAGCGCTCACCTGACAACGTTTGTCGAAGGACGCAAGCTGGACGATTACGGTACGACCGTCATCCGCTACGAAAACGGCGCGTTGTGTACGCTCACCGCTTCGCAAATCAGCCATGGCCGTGAGAACGACTTAGCAATCGAAATCGACGGCACCAAGGCCGCCCTCACTTGGCGTCAAGAGAACCCGAATGAGATGATCATTCGTCAAAACGGCGAGCCGCATAAGATCTATACTCGCGATCCCAACGCCCCGTTCATGAACGCCTCGGGCGCGGCCGCTTGTCGCATTCCTTCCGGACATCCAGAAGGGTTCTTTGAAGCCTTCGCCAACGTCTACCGCGCCGCGTTCGATGCGATGGCACTGCGAGCCACCGGCAAAGACTTCGAGAAGAAAGACACCATCTACCCCAACATCCACGACGGGGTCGAAGGAATGTACTTCATCCAACAGTGCGTCGCCAGCAGCAGCCAAGATGGTGCCTGGCTGCCGCTGAAGCACGAAGTGGCTCGTCGTTAA
- a CDS encoding M28 family metallopeptidase: MDTHELLDLEERLFLHVDRLAGLIGPRTLQRPTSINAAISYIRGQWQASGYSVNDETYDALGNTATNLIAEIPGNLRPQEIVLLGAHYDTVPETPGADDNASAVAVLLEVARLLKDHIGKRTVRYVAFACEEPPYYHVDSMGSQHHAREAKRRGDNIIGMLCLEMVGYFLDEPGTQLVPKTIPKWLRGLFPKRGNFLAAVGNLRSWPLVYHFRRGFKRGSKMPLFSIALPEAIREIRMSDNSSFWDQGYPALMLTDTSFLRNPHYHEPTDTPNTLNYGTMAQVTLGVASAMKRLLK; encoded by the coding sequence ATGGACACGCACGAACTGCTCGACCTGGAAGAACGTCTCTTTCTGCATGTCGATCGTCTGGCAGGTTTAATCGGGCCGCGCACGCTTCAGCGGCCTACCTCAATCAACGCGGCCATCAGTTACATTCGCGGGCAATGGCAAGCCTCGGGCTATTCGGTCAACGACGAAACTTACGACGCCCTGGGGAACACCGCCACAAATCTAATCGCCGAGATCCCTGGCAACCTTCGCCCGCAAGAGATCGTCTTACTCGGGGCGCACTACGACACGGTTCCCGAGACGCCTGGTGCGGACGACAACGCCTCGGCGGTTGCCGTATTGCTGGAGGTCGCTCGTCTACTGAAAGATCACATCGGCAAACGGACGGTGCGTTACGTTGCATTCGCCTGCGAAGAGCCGCCCTACTATCATGTCGACTCCATGGGAAGCCAACATCATGCCCGCGAAGCCAAACGGCGTGGCGATAACATCATCGGAATGCTTTGCCTGGAAATGGTGGGCTACTTTCTTGACGAACCTGGCACCCAGCTCGTCCCGAAAACGATTCCGAAATGGCTACGTGGCTTGTTCCCCAAACGAGGCAACTTCCTGGCTGCCGTGGGGAACCTTCGTTCGTGGCCGTTGGTGTACCATTTTCGTCGTGGCTTCAAACGTGGTTCGAAAATGCCTCTCTTTTCGATCGCCTTGCCCGAAGCGATTCGTGAAATCCGCATGAGCGACAACAGTTCGTTCTGGGATCAAGGCTACCCAGCGCTGATGCTGACCGATACCAGCTTCCTGCGTAACCCGCACTACCACGAACCGACCGATACGCCAAACACTTTGAATTATGGTACGATGGCCCAAGTCACGCTGGGGGTCGCCTCGGCGATGAAACGCCTCTTGAAATAG
- a CDS encoding VOC family protein codes for MKIEHFALQVADPIAMARWYVVHLGMTIQRGSKEAPYAHFLADDGGQMLIEIYYNDQFDVPNQANVPPAHFHLAFVSDTIEQDRARLIEAGAQAEGPINTQPNGDLVCFLRDPWGLTLQLVQRVEKLLA; via the coding sequence ATGAAGATCGAACACTTTGCCCTTCAAGTTGCCGACCCAATTGCGATGGCCCGTTGGTACGTCGTGCATCTAGGCATGACGATTCAGCGTGGCAGCAAAGAGGCTCCCTACGCCCACTTTCTCGCTGATGACGGCGGCCAGATGTTGATCGAAATCTATTACAACGATCAATTCGATGTCCCCAATCAGGCCAACGTTCCGCCAGCGCATTTCCATCTGGCTTTCGTCAGCGATACCATAGAGCAAGACCGAGCCCGCTTGATCGAAGCTGGCGCCCAAGCCGAAGGTCCGATCAACACCCAACCGAATGGCGATTTGGTTTGCTTCCTCCGCGATCCTTGGGGCCTCACCCTGCAGTTGGTACAACGGGTGGAAAAACTACTCGCCTAA
- a CDS encoding Gfo/Idh/MocA family protein — MSKVRWGVLSTAKIGTVKVIPGMQKSAYCDMVGIASRSLENAQAAADKLGMPKAYGSYEALLEDPEIDAVYIPLPNHMHVPWAVKAIQAGKHVLCEKPVGLNVEEARRLQEIADSHPEIKVMEAFMYRHHPQWLKAREIVREGGIGTPVTIQSFFSYFNNNPSDIRNNAEWGGGGIMDIGCYPISVSRFILEGEPEKVMASITRDPEFKTDVVASCMIDFGGLITTFTCGTKLAPYQSVHIHGTEGRVELQIPFNAPPDRPCILWHQKGEEVTEIEIPTADQYTCQGDLMSQAILNDTEVPTPIADAVANMEVIDAIFRSERSGRWEAVSHVLVD; from the coding sequence ATGAGTAAAGTTCGTTGGGGTGTACTGAGCACCGCGAAAATCGGCACCGTGAAGGTCATCCCTGGCATGCAGAAGAGTGCCTACTGCGACATGGTGGGCATTGCGTCACGGTCACTCGAAAACGCCCAAGCGGCCGCCGACAAACTGGGCATGCCCAAAGCGTACGGTTCGTACGAAGCCCTGTTGGAAGATCCTGAAATCGACGCCGTTTACATTCCCCTGCCCAATCACATGCATGTCCCGTGGGCAGTCAAGGCCATTCAAGCTGGCAAACACGTGCTGTGCGAAAAGCCCGTCGGCTTGAACGTGGAAGAAGCCCGTCGCCTGCAAGAGATCGCCGATAGCCACCCAGAAATCAAGGTGATGGAGGCGTTCATGTATCGTCACCATCCACAATGGCTCAAAGCTCGCGAGATCGTCCGCGAAGGGGGAATCGGCACACCAGTCACCATTCAAAGCTTCTTCTCGTACTTCAACAACAACCCGAGCGACATCCGCAACAATGCCGAATGGGGCGGTGGCGGCATCATGGATATTGGCTGCTATCCGATTTCTGTTTCCCGCTTCATTCTGGAAGGGGAGCCTGAAAAAGTGATGGCCTCGATCACGCGCGATCCTGAATTCAAAACCGACGTGGTTGCATCCTGCATGATCGACTTCGGTGGGCTAATCACCACGTTCACCTGCGGCACGAAACTGGCCCCTTATCAAAGCGTTCATATTCATGGCACCGAAGGGCGCGTCGAACTACAAATCCCCTTCAACGCTCCCCCAGATCGCCCGTGCATCTTGTGGCATCAAAAAGGAGAAGAGGTCACCGAGATCGAAATCCCGACTGCCGATCAATACACCTGCCAAGGCGATCTGATGTCGCAAGCAATCCTAAACGACACCGAAGTCCCTACGCCCATTGCCGACGCAGTCGCCAACATGGAAGTGATCGACGCCATCTTCCGCAGCGAACGCTCGGGCCGCTGGGAAGCCGTCAGCCACGTTCTGGTCGACTAG
- a CDS encoding DUF2750 domain-containing protein, which translates to MSTGKFTSAVDLSGPDRVQLFIRKVKESQELWGLYVDGWAEEADGDGKKGLVVWPDEQHARLCAKDKWGQHSPKSIKLSSFKDRWVDKLVRMRLKVAVFPTPFDGPVFIEPTTLRSELS; encoded by the coding sequence ATGTCCACAGGGAAATTCACGAGTGCGGTCGATTTGAGTGGACCAGACCGCGTGCAATTATTTATTCGCAAAGTTAAAGAGAGCCAAGAGCTTTGGGGCTTGTATGTCGACGGCTGGGCGGAAGAGGCCGATGGCGACGGCAAGAAAGGACTGGTCGTTTGGCCCGATGAGCAGCATGCCCGCCTCTGCGCCAAGGATAAGTGGGGACAACACTCCCCAAAGTCGATCAAACTATCGAGTTTCAAAGATCGTTGGGTCGATAAATTAGTGCGGATGCGTCTGAAAGTCGCCGTGTTTCCTACCCCATTTGACGGTCCGGTATTCATCGAACCTACCACCCTGAGGTCGGAACTCTCGTAA
- the pepF gene encoding oligoendopeptidase F, whose translation MAKTAKAAKNSVKKALTRDQVAVEDTWDLSSLYPDSEAWEKDFAKLAKKEAGFEKFRGTLALGAKELLACLKFDTEVDRLGERLGVYAFLKTTEDQANDEAQRRMARFQSVASKLAEAASYIAPEIQAIPAKRLQELMEEKVLKPYRLVLERMTRYKKYTLGKKEERILAMQGEMAQAASKAFRQLLDADMKFGTCKDEKGEESELTNSTFMEFLLSPDRKVRKKAFEQYYSQFEAHENTLAATLSGSIQKDVYYAKVRGYESARHQAMYGDNIPESVYDNLIESVHNHLPAVHRYFDLRRRKMKLKDIHHYDTYVPILSELKTRHTWDQAVDVIMDAMIPLGSEYGEVLHKGLTNARWCDRYPNAGKQSGAFSCGSFDAEPFIMMNFKPDVLDDVFTLAHEAGHSMHSHYSSKTQPYQYYNYTIFVAEVASTFNEQLLSQHLQENADSDLQRAFLINRDLDAMRGTIIRQTMFAEFEKITHAMCEAGEPLTSKSLQETYKKLLEQYFGPEFEIDPQLQLECLRIPHFYRAFYVYKYATGMSAAIALSMRVLNGGKQELDDYLSFLKGGCSKYPLDLLRDAGVDMESPKPVDMALNHFENLVDQLDDLL comes from the coding sequence ATGGCCAAGACTGCCAAAGCCGCGAAGAATTCCGTTAAGAAAGCTCTTACCCGCGATCAAGTGGCCGTCGAGGACACATGGGACCTATCGTCCCTTTATCCCGATTCCGAAGCCTGGGAAAAGGACTTCGCCAAGCTGGCCAAAAAGGAAGCTGGCTTCGAGAAATTTCGCGGTACGCTCGCGTTAGGTGCTAAGGAACTTCTGGCCTGCTTGAAGTTCGATACCGAGGTCGATCGCCTGGGTGAACGACTGGGCGTTTACGCATTCCTGAAGACCACCGAAGACCAGGCCAACGACGAAGCCCAGCGCCGCATGGCTCGCTTCCAATCGGTCGCCAGCAAATTGGCCGAAGCCGCCAGCTACATCGCTCCCGAAATCCAGGCCATTCCCGCCAAGCGGCTGCAAGAGCTGATGGAGGAGAAAGTCCTTAAGCCATATCGTCTCGTCCTCGAACGGATGACGCGTTACAAGAAGTACACGCTGGGCAAAAAAGAAGAACGCATCCTGGCCATGCAAGGCGAAATGGCCCAAGCCGCCTCGAAAGCGTTCCGCCAACTGTTAGACGCCGATATGAAGTTCGGCACTTGCAAGGATGAAAAGGGAGAAGAGTCGGAGCTGACCAACTCCACGTTTATGGAGTTCCTCCTCTCTCCGGATCGCAAGGTTCGTAAGAAGGCATTCGAGCAGTACTACTCCCAGTTTGAAGCTCACGAAAACACGCTGGCCGCGACCCTATCTGGCTCGATCCAAAAAGATGTCTACTACGCCAAAGTGCGCGGCTACGAAAGTGCCCGGCACCAGGCAATGTACGGTGACAACATCCCCGAGTCGGTTTACGACAACCTGATCGAGTCGGTCCACAATCACCTGCCAGCGGTCCATCGCTACTTCGATTTGCGCCGCCGCAAGATGAAGCTGAAGGACATTCACCACTACGATACCTATGTGCCAATCCTCAGCGAGTTGAAGACACGGCATACCTGGGATCAAGCGGTCGACGTGATCATGGATGCCATGATTCCGCTGGGCAGCGAATACGGCGAAGTGCTGCACAAAGGGCTAACCAATGCCCGTTGGTGCGATCGCTACCCCAACGCCGGCAAGCAAAGTGGTGCGTTCAGTTGCGGCAGTTTCGACGCCGAACCGTTCATCATGATGAACTTCAAGCCGGACGTGCTCGACGACGTCTTCACGCTGGCCCACGAAGCTGGCCACTCGATGCATAGCCACTACTCTTCCAAGACGCAGCCGTACCAGTACTACAACTACACGATCTTCGTCGCAGAAGTGGCCAGCACGTTCAACGAACAACTGCTAAGCCAACATCTGCAAGAGAACGCCGACAGCGATTTGCAACGGGCCTTCCTCATCAACCGTGATCTCGACGCAATGCGAGGGACGATCATCCGCCAGACGATGTTCGCCGAGTTCGAGAAGATCACTCACGCGATGTGCGAAGCAGGCGAGCCGCTCACTTCCAAGTCACTGCAGGAAACCTATAAGAAGCTGCTGGAACAATACTTCGGTCCCGAGTTTGAAATCGATCCGCAGTTACAATTGGAATGCCTGCGTATCCCGCACTTCTATCGGGCGTTCTACGTTTACAAGTATGCCACCGGCATGTCGGCTGCAATCGCCCTGAGCATGCGAGTGCTCAACGGTGGCAAGCAGGAACTTGACGACTATCTCTCGTTCCTTAAAGGTGGTTGCTCCAAATACCCGCTCGACCTGCTGCGAGACGCTGGCGTCGACATGGAAAGCCCCAAACCAGTCGACATGGCCTTGAATCATTTCGAGAACCTGGTCGATCAGTTGGACGACTTGCTGTAG